In one Solanum lycopersicum chromosome 11, SLM_r2.1 genomic region, the following are encoded:
- the LOC101245622 gene encoding germin-like protein 9-3 has protein sequence MESKTSSCIVLLALATSLLIFQIASAGDPDILTDFVMPLEVPSVDASYFTFSGLRGLVGAPPPEKFKVTKAGMTEFPALNGQSVSYAILQYPAGSVNPVHTHPRSAELLFLMSGTLEVGFIDTTNKIYTQTLQTGDVFVFPKGLVHYQYNADAENCAWGISAFGSANAGTVSIPNSVFNTSIPDNILAKSFKTDIITIQKIKAGLA, from the coding sequence ATGGAATCAAAAACTTCAAGTTGCATAGTTCTGTTAGCTCTAGCAACATCACTACTCATTTTCCAAATAGCATCAGCTGGTGACCCTGACATCCTAACAGACTTTGTAATGCCACTCGAGGTTCCATCAGTTGACGCTTCTTACTTCACCTTCTCTGGCCTAAGGGGACTCGTAGGAGCTCCACCACCCGAAAAATTCAAGGTGACAAAGGCAGGCATGACCGAATTTCCAGCCCTGAACGGACAAAGCGTTTCCTATGCAATCCTACAGTATCCTGCAGGCTCTGTTAACCCTGTCCACACTCATCCACGTTCAGCCGAGCTACTTTTCCTCATGTCAGGCACATTGGAAGTAGGATTCATCGATACCACGAACAAGATTTACACTCAAACATTGCAAACAGGAGACGTTTTCGTGTTCCCTAAAGGACTAGTACACTATCAATACAATGCTGATGCTGAAAATTGTGCTTGGGGTATATCTGCCTTTGGAAGTGCAAATGCAGGCACTGTTTCTATTCCTAACTCAGTGTTCAATACAAGCATTCCTGATAACATTTTGGCTAAATCTTTCAAGACTGATATCATTACTATTCAGAAAATCAAGGCAGGTCTAGCCTGA
- the LOC101246507 gene encoding germin-like protein 9-3, whose amino-acid sequence MESKTSSCIVLLALATSLVIFQMASAGDPDILTDFVLPLSVPSVDASYFTFSGLRGIVGAPSPEKFKVTKAAMTEFPALNGQSVSYAILQYPAGSVNPVHTHPRSAELLFLMSGTLEVGFIDTTNKIYTQTLQTGDVFVFPKGLVHYQYNADAENCAWGISAFGSANAGTVSVPNSVFNTSIPDNILAKSFKTDIITIQKIKAGLT is encoded by the coding sequence ATGGAATCAAAAACTTCAAGTTGCATAGTTCTGTTAGCTCTAGCAACATCACTAGTCATTTTTCAAATGGCATCAGCTGGTGACCCTGACATCCTAACAGACTTTGTGCTGCCACTGAGCGTGCCATCAGTTGACGCTTCCTACTTCACCTTCTCAGGCCTAAGGGGCATCGTTGGAGCTCCATCACCCGAAAAATTCAAGGTAACAAAGGCAGCAATGACGGAGTTTCCAGCCCTGAACGGACAAAGTGTTTCCTATGCAATCCTACAGTACCCTGCAGGCTCTGTCAACCCTGTCCACACTCATCCACGTTCAGCCGAGCTACTTTTCCTCATGTCAGGGACATTGGAAGTAGGATTCATCGATACCACGAACAAGATTTACACTCAAACATTGCAAACAGGAGACGTTTTCGTGTTCCCTAAAGGACTAGTACACTATCAATACAATGCTGATGCTGAAAATTGTGCTTGGGGTATATCTGCCTTTGGAAGTGCAAATGCAGGCACTGTTTCTGTTCCTAACTCTGTGTTCAATACAAGCATTCCTGATAACATTTTAGCCAAGTCTTTTAAGACTGATATCATTACTATTCAGAAAATCAAGGCAGGTCTAACCTGA
- the LOC101246215 gene encoding putative germin-like protein 9-2, translated as MAQASDPDILSDFIVPAGSTIDGNFFTFTGTRDIFGSIIEKFSVTKVSKAEFPGLDGQSVSLAVLQFPGGGVNPPHTHPRAAELLFVVKGSLEVGFVDTANKLYTQALQVGDLFVFPKGLVHYQYNSDWNKSAIAVSGFGSTSTGTVSLPTTLFATGIDDQVLAKLISLLFRKSRQV; from the exons ATGGCTCAAGCTAGTGATCCGGATATCTTGTCTGACTTCATTGTTCCTGCAGGAAGCACCATAGATGGGAACTTCTTTACCTTCACTGGTACTCGTGATATTTTTGGCAGCATCATTGAAAAGTTCAGTGTGACAAAAGTGAGCAAGGCAGAGTTTCCAGGTTTGGACGGCCAGAGTGTTTCGTTGGCAGTGCTTCAGTTCCCCGGAGGAGGTGTCAACCCGCCCCACACACACCCTCGTGCAGCTGAACTGTTATTCGTCGTTAAAGGTAGTCTTGAGGTTGGATTTGTGGACACCGCTAACAAGCTTTACACTCAGGCTCTCCAAGTTGGTGACTTGTTTGTGTTCCCTAAAGGACTAGTGCATTATCAGTACAATTCTGATTGGAATAAATCAGCTATAGCCGTGTCTGGTTTTGGCAGCACTAGTACTGGAACTGTGTCACTTCCTACAACATTGTTTGCTACTGGGATCGATGATCAAGTTCTCGCCAA ACTGATATCATTACTATTCAGAAAATCAAGGCAGGTCTAG
- the LOC101245921 gene encoding germin-like protein 9-3 has translation MASFFLKTVLVVVAVFSISSMAQASDPDILSDFIVPVGSAIDGNLFTFNGTRAIFGSVIQKFSVTKVGKAEFPVLDGQSVSLAVLQFPRGSVNPPHTHPRAAELLFVVEGSLEVGFVDTTNKLYTQTLQVGDLFVFPKGLVHYQYNSNRNELATAVSGFGSANAGTVSLPTTLFATGIDDQILAKSFKTDIATIQKIKAGLSP, from the coding sequence ATGGCCtcatttttcttgaaaacaGTCCTTGTTGTTGTAGCTGTCTTTTCCATTTCTTCGATGGCTCAAGCTAGTGATCCGGATATCTTATCTGACTTCATTGTTCCTGTAGGAAGCGCCATAGATGGGAACTTATTTACCTTCAATGGTACACGTGCTATTTTTGGCAGTGTCATACAAAAGTTCTCAGTGACAAAAGTTGGCAAGGCAGAATTTCCAGTTTTGGATGGCCAGAGTGTTTCGTTGGCAGTGCTTCAGTTCCCTAGAGGAAGTGTAAACCCGCCCCACACACACCCTCGTGCAGCTGAACTGCTATTCGTCGTTGAAGGTAGTCTTGAGGTTGGATTTGTGGACACCACTAACAAGCTATACACTCAGACTCTCCAAGTTGGTGACTTGTTTGTGTTCCCTAAAGGGCTAGTGCATTATCAGTACAATTCTAATAGGAATGAATTAGCTACAGCCGTGTCTGGTTTTGGAAGCGCGAATGCTGGAACTGTTTCACTTCCTACAACATTGTTTGCCACAGGGATCGATGATCAAATTCTCGCCAAGTCCTTCAAGACTGATATTGCCACTATTCAGAAGATCAAGGCTGGTCTTTCACCTTAG